The Peribacillus sp. FSL P2-0133 genome has a segment encoding these proteins:
- the trpS gene encoding tryptophan--tRNA ligase → MKRIFSGIQPSGSVTLGNYIGAMKQFVNLQNEYECFFCIVDQHAITVPQDRIKLRKNIKTLAALYLAIGLDPEKNTIFIQSEVPAHAQAGWILQSISYIGELERMTQFKDKSAGKEGVSAALLTYPPLMAADILLYSTDVVPVGEDQRQHLELTRDLAERFNKKHNDIFKIPEISLPTEGARIMSLQEPTKKMSKSDPNKKATIALLDDPKQIEKNIKSAVTDSEGIVRYDKENKAGVSNLMSIYSIFSGKSYSEIEEMYEGKGYGDFKSDLAEVVLGEILPIQERFNELIDSPELDEILDRGAEKANIEANKMIRKMYNGMGLGRKR, encoded by the coding sequence TTGAAAAGGATTTTCTCCGGCATTCAGCCATCCGGTTCCGTTACTTTAGGAAATTACATCGGAGCCATGAAACAATTCGTTAACTTACAAAATGAATATGAATGTTTCTTTTGTATTGTTGACCAGCATGCAATTACAGTTCCACAAGATCGCATTAAGTTAAGGAAAAACATTAAAACATTGGCCGCTTTATATTTGGCCATTGGTTTGGATCCTGAAAAGAATACCATCTTCATTCAATCAGAAGTACCTGCGCATGCTCAGGCAGGCTGGATTTTACAAAGTATATCCTATATAGGGGAACTTGAGAGAATGACGCAATTTAAGGACAAATCCGCTGGCAAAGAAGGGGTATCCGCAGCACTGCTTACATACCCGCCGCTGATGGCTGCCGATATTCTCCTTTATAGTACAGATGTGGTTCCTGTCGGGGAAGATCAAAGACAGCATCTTGAATTGACACGCGATTTGGCTGAACGGTTCAATAAAAAGCATAATGACATTTTTAAAATTCCGGAAATCAGCCTCCCTACAGAAGGGGCCCGTATCATGTCCCTTCAGGAACCAACCAAGAAAATGAGCAAATCTGATCCTAATAAAAAGGCAACGATTGCCTTATTGGATGATCCGAAGCAAATCGAAAAAAACATCAAAAGCGCAGTTACCGATTCGGAAGGAATTGTCCGTTATGATAAGGAAAACAAAGCGGGTGTTTCCAACCTGATGTCCATATACTCCATCTTCAGTGGAAAATCCTATTCAGAAATTGAAGAGATGTATGAAGGTAAAGGTTATGGTGACTTTAAAAGTGATTTGGCTGAGGTGGTTCTTGGAGAAATCCTACCAATCCAGGAACGCTTTAATGAATTGATCGATTCGCCTGAATTGGATGAGATTCTGGACCGCGGTGCAGAAAAGGCGAATATTGAAGCCAATAAAATGATCAGAAAAATGTATAATGGCATGGGACTTGGCAGAAAGAGATAA